From the genome of Candidatus Babeliales bacterium, one region includes:
- a CDS encoding translational GTPase TypA produces the protein EGDKSVNPCKQKKLTNMRASGSDDQIKLEPPRIMELERCMEWIAPDELIEVTPNTIRLRKKVLKASLRK, from the coding sequence GTGAAGGAGATAAGTCAGTAAATCCATGTAAGCAAAAGAAGCTAACTAATATGCGTGCGTCTGGTTCAGATGATCAAATTAAATTAGAACCACCACGAATAATGGAGCTTGAGCGCTGTATGGAATGGATTGCGCCTGATGAATTAATTGAAGTGACGCCAAATACTATTCGTTTAAGAAAAAAGGTATTGAAAGCTTCATTGAGAAAGTAA
- the ruvX gene encoding Holliday junction resolvase RuvX, with protein MNAYKRPNPDVARILCLDLGDEWTGAALSDPVGFTAKPFATVPTGQLEDFIVKAMQQENVMEVVIGYPITLRGTESLQTKKVVNKKEELEKAFPTVTFHLWDERLTSQKAQMLKKAKTKEEKLQSHSIAAAFILQSYLDYLYQKKLSGT; from the coding sequence ATGAATGCTTATAAAAGACCAAATCCGGATGTCGCAAGAATTTTATGTTTAGACCTTGGTGATGAATGGACTGGTGCCGCTTTATCTGATCCAGTCGGATTCACTGCAAAACCTTTTGCCACAGTACCAACTGGGCAATTAGAAGATTTTATTGTAAAGGCAATGCAACAAGAAAATGTGATGGAAGTTGTCATTGGTTATCCTATTACTTTGCGTGGTACTGAAAGCTTACAAACTAAAAAAGTAGTTAATAAAAAAGAAGAATTGGAAAAAGCATTTCCAACGGTTACTTTTCATTTATGGGATGAACGATTAACAAGTCAAAAAGCACAAATGCTCAAAAAAGCAAAAACAAAAGAAGAAAAACTACAAAGTCATTCAATTGCTGCTGCTTTTATTTTGCAATCTTATCTTGATTACTTATATCAAAAAAAATTAAGTGGTACTTAA
- the tsaB gene encoding tRNA (adenosine(37)-N6)-threonylcarbamoyltransferase complex dimerization subunit type 1 TsaB, whose product MIDFLAMQTTYDHLEIGLVHDTEIIDNITEDKKKASSLIILCIEELLKKNNRSLDDLSFIATNQGPAPFTSLRVVIATANGLSFASQLPLVGVDGLLGLFEEYTSNDWPYTVALLNAFNNDIYFGIQQPHKPIETGYENIEVFISRLSAQLETNKIRFIGNGAALFKDHIYKVFEERAFFPEPLPFYVSLKQLAQQAFYKWQEKKISYQLLPLYLKQLRYKKSISI is encoded by the coding sequence ATGATTGATTTTTTGGCTATGCAAACCACCTATGATCATCTTGAAATAGGTTTAGTGCACGATACTGAAATTATAGATAACATTACAGAAGATAAAAAAAAGGCGAGTAGCCTAATAATTTTATGCATAGAAGAATTATTAAAAAAAAACAATCGATCTTTAGATGATCTTTCATTTATAGCTACTAATCAAGGCCCTGCACCATTTACCTCTTTACGTGTAGTTATTGCAACAGCAAATGGTTTAAGTTTTGCTTCTCAATTACCACTTGTTGGCGTTGATGGCTTGCTTGGATTGTTCGAAGAATATACAAGTAATGATTGGCCATATACCGTTGCTTTACTTAATGCTTTTAATAATGATATTTATTTTGGTATTCAGCAACCTCACAAACCAATTGAAACAGGCTATGAGAACATTGAAGTTTTTATTTCTAGATTAAGCGCCCAATTAGAGACAAATAAAATTCGCTTTATTGGAAATGGTGCCGCGCTTTTTAAAGATCATATTTATAAAGTATTTGAAGAACGTGCATTTTTTCCTGAACCATTACCTTTTTATGTTTCATTAAAGCAACTTGCACAACAAGCTTTTTATAAGTGGCAAGAAAAAAAAATATCTTATCAACTCTTGCCACTTTATTTAAAACAATTACGCTATAAAAAATCTATCAGCATTTGA
- a CDS encoding FAD-binding oxidoreductase, which produces MKKILILFFSIINPLLSIEEIKDRAQKTTYYVHEICKPKSVNELQKFVLTAKTPIAIAGSRFSQGGQTVSDRGSVINMKYLNQVMALDVEKQSITVQAGITWREIQQFIDSYDLSILVMQSYNDFSVGGSLAVNAHGRELSHGQLIDTVQSLKIMLADGNIITANRNENYELFRAIIGSYGKLGIIIEATLQLTKNEKVERHIQWLKAKDYPTYFFDSIKSDPTALLHNANLYPNDFSHVLCITWHETNKPLTINKHLQTNQPFYPKMIFFEQILRRISHSKAIRPYFERWQLSSADVVMRNYEMSYSVNTLRQPIHFPTVSILQEYFIPIECFDQFIEVLQKLTKEYNINIINASIRHIPAQTESLLTYAPTDSFAFVLYINKWNTINGTRYQEIWTRELIDASLNLGGKYYLPYEFLASKEQFNRAYPNIALYKELTQKYDPENIFNNLFWTTYGY; this is translated from the coding sequence ATGAAAAAAATTTTGATTTTATTTTTTAGCATTATAAACCCGTTACTTAGTATAGAAGAAATTAAAGATCGCGCACAAAAAACAACGTATTATGTGCATGAAATTTGTAAACCAAAATCAGTTAATGAATTGCAAAAGTTTGTTTTAACCGCAAAAACACCGATTGCTATTGCTGGATCTCGCTTTAGTCAAGGAGGTCAAACCGTTTCTGATCGCGGAAGTGTCATTAATATGAAATACCTCAATCAGGTCATGGCACTTGATGTTGAAAAACAATCTATAACAGTGCAAGCCGGTATTACGTGGCGTGAAATTCAACAGTTTATTGATTCTTATGACTTATCAATTCTTGTAATGCAATCCTACAATGATTTTTCAGTAGGTGGTTCTTTGGCAGTCAATGCACATGGTAGAGAATTAAGTCATGGACAATTAATAGATACGGTACAATCACTCAAAATAATGCTAGCAGATGGCAATATTATTACCGCAAATCGCAATGAAAATTATGAATTATTTAGAGCAATTATTGGGAGTTATGGAAAATTAGGCATTATTATTGAAGCAACATTACAATTAACCAAAAATGAAAAGGTTGAACGTCATATACAATGGTTAAAAGCAAAAGATTATCCAACTTATTTTTTTGATTCAATTAAATCTGATCCAACCGCACTTTTACATAATGCAAATTTATATCCAAATGATTTTTCCCATGTATTATGTATTACTTGGCACGAAACAAACAAACCTTTGACCATTAATAAACACCTACAAACCAATCAGCCTTTTTATCCAAAAATGATATTTTTTGAGCAAATACTCCGTAGAATTTCTCATAGCAAAGCAATTCGGCCTTATTTTGAACGCTGGCAATTATCTTCTGCTGACGTAGTAATGCGTAATTACGAAATGAGCTATTCAGTAAATACACTCAGACAACCTATTCATTTCCCTACCGTATCTATTTTGCAAGAATATTTTATTCCAATCGAATGTTTTGATCAGTTTATTGAAGTTTTACAAAAATTAACAAAAGAATATAATATTAATATCATTAACGCATCCATTCGGCATATTCCAGCACAAACTGAGTCATTACTTACCTATGCACCAACCGATTCATTTGCATTCGTTTTATATATCAATAAATGGAATACTATTAATGGAACCCGTTATCAAGAAATATGGACTCGTGAGCTTATTGATGCTTCACTAAACTTAGGCGGTAAGTATTATTTACCCTATGAATTTTTAGCATCGAAAGAACAATTTAATCGGGCATATCCAAATATTGCATTATACAAAGAATTAACTCAGAAATATGATCCGGAAAATATATTTAATAATTTATTTTGGACTACTTACGGGTATTAA
- a CDS encoding DUF2608 domain-containing protein, giving the protein MKDIISTKSIKDVLNYITSQKDFILFDIDKTLIVPKEIESFESVIAQKLINEGNIDLHTLTSAPEKIFVELLETQSISVKPVEQETPLVVHEIQKQGNPTIAITSRFPSLASYTLEQLHSVDINFAQSQLAHENIILKTNNCYFKDGILFCGMQNNKSNLLLELLNQSSIKPTKIIYIDDEILHLLSMQKMLISSAITFQGIHYTRIPTSPAEKQLKELYLSFIKNN; this is encoded by the coding sequence ATGAAAGACATTATTTCAACAAAATCTATTAAAGATGTATTAAATTATATTACTTCTCAAAAAGATTTTATTCTTTTTGATATTGATAAAACACTAATAGTACCAAAAGAAATTGAAAGTTTTGAATCAGTTATCGCCCAAAAACTTATCAATGAAGGTAATATTGATCTTCATACTCTTACAAGTGCACCAGAAAAAATTTTTGTTGAACTCCTAGAAACACAATCAATTTCAGTAAAACCGGTTGAACAAGAAACTCCTTTGGTTGTCCATGAAATTCAAAAACAAGGTAATCCTACCATAGCAATTACTTCTCGATTTCCTTCATTAGCGTCATATACTTTAGAACAATTACATTCCGTTGATATTAACTTCGCACAATCTCAACTCGCTCATGAGAATATTATTTTAAAAACAAATAATTGTTATTTTAAAGACGGTATTTTATTTTGTGGTATGCAAAATAATAAATCCAATTTATTGCTTGAATTACTTAATCAATCTTCTATAAAACCAACTAAAATAATTTATATTGATGATGAAATATTGCATCTTCTTTCTATGCAAAAAATGCTTATTTCTAGTGCTATAACATTTCAAGGCATTCATTATACGCGCATTCCCACTTCACCTGCAGAAAAACAATTAAAAGAATTATATCTTTCATTCATTAAAAATAATTAA
- a CDS encoding amino acid carrier protein, whose translation MILNDIFMTINHAIWGWPLLIFVVGVSIVATVSLNFVQITQFVKAWKLMLFPSEGAAIGDMTPFEALVNALSTSIGNGSIAGIATAIYQGGPGAAFWIFVFGILSMSIRYAEVFLSTFFKPLTEAGNTIGGPMIYLQRVPGGKVLSYFFAFFLLFLGLSSGNAMQANSIRIGFGRILNTEPLVVAIFLLLFIAYVMAGGAKRIVQVSEKIVPIKVGLFFISALIVLIYHAPSLLHAIKLIFIGAFYPKALAGGVSGFLVQHALRYGIVRSVNATEAGLGTAAVLFGGTGATDPKNNGIMSMVSVFISANLVCFMVALMIIVSGVWDNGQTSLDLTISAYETVFGAFGGWVVTLLSVSFGMGVLVTYGYIARSCWLFLTNGKFEIVFKILFCTVTFLGALAQVEAVWNAADLANAGLLIVNLFGIAWLLPTVRRELLKTA comes from the coding sequence ATGATACTCAATGATATTTTCATGACTATTAATCATGCAATTTGGGGATGGCCACTTCTTATTTTTGTAGTAGGAGTATCAATTGTGGCTACGGTATCCTTAAATTTTGTTCAAATTACCCAATTTGTTAAAGCATGGAAATTAATGCTTTTTCCAAGTGAAGGTGCTGCAATTGGTGATATGACACCTTTTGAAGCTTTAGTAAATGCTCTTAGTACTAGTATTGGTAATGGTAGTATTGCCGGTATCGCAACTGCTATCTATCAAGGCGGCCCTGGTGCGGCATTCTGGATTTTTGTTTTTGGTATTCTTAGTATGTCAATTCGTTATGCAGAAGTATTTTTATCAACTTTTTTTAAGCCATTAACTGAAGCAGGTAATACCATTGGTGGTCCGATGATTTATTTGCAACGAGTACCTGGTGGTAAAGTACTTTCATATTTTTTTGCATTTTTCTTATTGTTTTTAGGGTTATCAAGTGGGAATGCAATGCAAGCGAATTCTATTCGTATTGGCTTTGGACGTATTTTAAATACGGAGCCTCTTGTTGTTGCAATTTTTTTATTGCTTTTTATAGCTTATGTTATGGCCGGCGGTGCAAAACGAATAGTACAAGTTTCTGAAAAAATTGTACCAATTAAAGTTGGATTATTTTTTATTTCTGCCTTGATTGTTTTAATTTATCATGCACCATCATTATTGCATGCCATTAAACTTATTTTTATTGGTGCTTTTTATCCAAAAGCATTAGCAGGTGGAGTGAGCGGATTTTTGGTACAACATGCATTGCGTTATGGGATTGTGCGTTCAGTAAATGCCACTGAGGCGGGTCTTGGCACAGCAGCTGTTTTATTTGGTGGAACTGGTGCAACTGATCCTAAAAATAATGGCATTATGTCTATGGTAAGTGTTTTTATTAGTGCGAATCTAGTTTGTTTTATGGTTGCATTAATGATAATTGTAAGTGGAGTATGGGATAATGGACAAACGAGTCTTGATTTAACTATTTCAGCTTATGAGACGGTTTTCGGTGCTTTTGGTGGCTGGGTTGTTACGTTATTATCAGTAAGTTTTGGTATGGGTGTTCTTGTTACTTATGGTTATATTGCACGCTCCTGCTGGTTATTTTTAACAAATGGTAAATTTGAAATTGTTTTTAAAATTTTATTTTGTACTGTTACTTTTTTAGGTGCTTTAGCGCAAGTGGAAGCGGTATGGAATGCTGCAGATTTAGCAAATGCCGGTTTATTAATAGTTAACTTATTTGGTATTGCTTGGCTTTTGCCAACGGTACGCAGAGAACTTTTAAAAACAGCTTAA
- a CDS encoding UDP-N-acetylmuramoyl-L-alanyl-D-glutamate--2,6-diaminopimelate ligase, with protein MLPAIYPVACHTDNIGFESTFVAIKGMRSDGISFIPLALKKGAKKIVVEQTAYLSTEILQLVCEHSALLIKVSNTRQALAELSAQALFYPAKKLRIIGITGTKGKTTTSFLLEHVFRTAGYRTALISSIYNKINDTILHTNLTTPHPDFLHVFFDQCVKENIEIVVMEVAAQAISLDRVYDIIFDGILFTNFSLEHLEFYQSLEEYFSAKCKLFLQAKKNAPILINGDDEWCKKVMLLNESVQSFGFENTEVNTKAQWYFEQNEGIIVKINDSVFKCPTLLGKFNAYNIFGVIAFAQALNLSDDVIKQGLTTFSGVPGRLEQYILSNGAQCFIDKAHNPSSYQAVLCELRSMTQHLIVVFGAGGERDKSKRPLMGKIASEYADLVILTSDDPRTENPQDIINDILFGIADNYKNNIICQIDREQAIRMAYQHSKAHSIIVLLGKGTDEYQLINGKKLFFSEREIVHSL; from the coding sequence ATGTTGCCTGCAATATATCCGGTTGCTTGTCATACTGATAATATTGGATTTGAATCTACATTTGTTGCTATAAAAGGAATGCGCTCTGATGGTATTTCTTTTATTCCTTTAGCGTTAAAAAAAGGTGCAAAAAAAATTGTAGTTGAACAAACAGCATATTTATCTACTGAAATTTTACAATTAGTTTGTGAGCATAGTGCATTGCTCATTAAGGTATCTAATACACGGCAGGCACTTGCTGAGCTGAGTGCGCAGGCATTATTTTATCCTGCTAAAAAATTAAGAATTATTGGCATTACTGGCACAAAAGGTAAAACAACTACCAGTTTTTTACTCGAACATGTATTTCGTACTGCTGGATATAGAACTGCATTAATAAGTAGCATTTATAATAAAATTAATGACACGATTTTGCATACGAATTTGACGACACCTCATCCTGATTTTTTACATGTTTTTTTTGATCAATGTGTCAAAGAAAACATAGAGATTGTGGTAATGGAAGTTGCTGCACAAGCAATAAGTTTAGATCGAGTTTATGACATTATATTTGATGGTATATTATTTACTAATTTTTCATTAGAACATTTAGAATTTTACCAATCATTAGAAGAATATTTCAGTGCAAAATGTAAACTTTTTTTACAAGCTAAAAAAAATGCACCAATTTTGATAAATGGGGATGATGAATGGTGTAAAAAAGTAATGCTTTTAAATGAGAGTGTGCAATCTTTTGGTTTTGAAAATACTGAGGTTAATACAAAAGCACAATGGTATTTTGAGCAAAATGAAGGTATAATAGTAAAAATTAATGATAGTGTTTTTAAATGTCCAACATTGCTTGGAAAATTTAATGCTTATAATATATTTGGTGTTATTGCATTTGCTCAAGCATTAAATCTATCAGATGATGTTATTAAACAAGGATTAACAACATTTAGCGGTGTGCCAGGACGTTTAGAACAATATATATTATCAAATGGCGCACAATGTTTTATTGATAAAGCGCATAATCCCTCATCATACCAAGCAGTGCTTTGCGAACTTCGTTCAATGACTCAACATTTAATTGTAGTTTTTGGTGCTGGCGGTGAGCGTGATAAAAGCAAAAGACCTTTAATGGGCAAAATTGCCAGTGAATATGCAGATTTAGTTATATTAACTTCTGATGACCCGCGTACAGAAAATCCACAAGATATTATCAATGATATTTTATTCGGTATTGCTGACAATTATAAAAATAATATTATATGCCAAATAGATCGGGAACAAGCTATCAGAATGGCATATCAACATTCTAAAGCACATTCAATTATTGTATTGCTTGGTAAAGGCACTGATGAATATCAATTGATTAACGGGAAAAAATTATTTTTTAGTGAACGAGAAATAGTACATAGTCTTTAA
- the truA gene encoding tRNA pseudouridine(38-40) synthase TruA → MNHYKAIIAYDGTDYAGWQVQPEKLAIANIMQNTFAKTFGKPIKLIGASRTDAGVHALGQVASFSTNILISPYQLQVAWNNLLPNSIVIRSLQKTETFFHPQAYVKQKTYWYHFFTARPLPFVERYGSYYRYALNIEKLKETFTVFTGTHDFRSFYTGNEQKNAIRTIDSISLQYFKRWNIYRVEIRGKSFLRFMIRRIVGACMDVASRNLPIALLQKVLEERDPNQRLPNAHAKGLMLNKIIYE, encoded by the coding sequence ATGAACCATTATAAAGCAATTATTGCATACGATGGCACTGATTATGCTGGTTGGCAAGTCCAACCAGAAAAGTTGGCAATTGCGAATATCATGCAAAATACTTTTGCAAAAACATTCGGAAAACCAATTAAGTTAATCGGTGCCTCTCGTACTGATGCAGGTGTTCATGCATTAGGTCAAGTTGCTTCCTTTTCCACTAATATTCTAATATCTCCTTATCAATTGCAAGTAGCATGGAATAATTTATTACCGAATAGCATTGTTATTCGTTCGTTGCAAAAAACAGAAACATTTTTCCATCCACAAGCATATGTAAAACAAAAAACTTATTGGTATCATTTTTTTACAGCACGCCCATTGCCTTTTGTAGAGCGGTATGGTTCTTACTATCGTTATGCATTAAATATTGAAAAACTTAAAGAGACTTTTACGGTATTTACTGGTACACATGATTTTCGTTCTTTTTATACCGGAAATGAACAAAAGAATGCTATTCGTACGATTGATAGCATATCGTTGCAGTATTTTAAGCGATGGAATATCTATAGAGTTGAAATTAGAGGAAAAAGTTTTTTAAGATTTATGATACGTAGAATAGTAGGCGCGTGCATGGATGTTGCTTCTCGAAATTTACCTATTGCATTATTGCAAAAAGTTTTAGAAGAACGAGATCCAAATCAACGATTGCCAAATGCGCACGCAAAAGGTTTAATGTTAAATAAAATTATTTATGAATAA
- a CDS encoding RsmE family RNA methyltransferase, with product MQKAHEFAFYEPALLKQLSIYKENQQAIIDDKLLFHRITRILRLTIQDTFLLFDRQQHMQFELIIAEPKKKQIQAIVVKKQRNKILEPAITFFLPILKKDALEHTIYSMVECGATTVQLLYTQKVQRKLNQKEFDRLQNIMIAAAEQSKNFAFPILHEPKLLQEAIPTFDSFNVVYFFDMNGKDILHCLESIKFSSNKNFSIGLMIGPEGDLTDNEKEQLQEKRVVFCTLTPTILRAQQAAALSLGIFRSFLNKN from the coding sequence ATGCAAAAAGCGCATGAATTTGCTTTTTATGAGCCGGCTCTTTTGAAGCAATTAAGTATTTACAAAGAAAATCAACAAGCAATTATTGATGATAAATTGTTATTTCATCGTATAACGCGAATTCTTCGTTTGACGATCCAGGATACTTTTTTGTTATTTGATCGTCAACAACATATGCAATTTGAGCTGATTATTGCTGAACCAAAAAAGAAACAGATACAAGCTATTGTAGTAAAAAAACAACGAAATAAAATTCTTGAGCCAGCAATTACCTTTTTTTTGCCCATATTAAAAAAAGATGCACTCGAACATACGATATATAGCATGGTAGAGTGTGGCGCAACAACAGTTCAATTATTGTATACACAAAAAGTACAACGAAAATTAAATCAAAAAGAATTTGATCGATTACAAAATATTATGATTGCCGCAGCAGAGCAATCTAAGAATTTTGCTTTTCCAATTTTACATGAACCCAAGTTATTGCAAGAAGCAATTCCAACTTTTGATTCATTTAATGTAGTATATTTTTTTGATATGAATGGTAAAGATATCTTGCATTGTCTTGAAAGTATTAAATTTTCATCAAATAAAAACTTCTCAATTGGTTTGATGATTGGCCCAGAAGGCGATTTAACTGATAATGAAAAAGAACAGTTGCAAGAAAAAAGGGTAGTGTTTTGTACATTAACCCCTACTATTTTGCGTGCACAACAAGCAGCTGCATTATCACTTGGTATTTTTAGATCATTTTTAAATAAAAATTAA
- a CDS encoding GNAT family N-acetyltransferase, whose product MNNIEINKNRIITRLFTASAIAVLVIFGSSYFYTPQVKISNFDEARDTEFILDLFKKNWHWLVAEGTTFSPEYMLKYRASSQDSSKDHGKEIIKVLYEGNEPVGFVAYHKINFFKCMLHFLAVREEFRSKGYGLQLLQYAVNDLIARGCAEITLVTRTNNYPAQKVYKKVGFKETHRTNGFVYFSYIV is encoded by the coding sequence ATGAATAATATAGAAATAAATAAAAATCGAATTATTACTCGTTTATTTACTGCAAGTGCAATAGCAGTACTCGTAATTTTTGGTAGTTCTTATTTTTATACGCCGCAAGTTAAAATTTCTAATTTTGATGAAGCACGCGATACTGAATTTATTTTAGATTTATTCAAAAAAAATTGGCATTGGCTGGTAGCAGAAGGCACAACCTTTTCTCCTGAATATATGCTCAAATATCGCGCATCTTCGCAAGATAGCTCCAAAGATCATGGCAAAGAGATTATTAAAGTTCTTTATGAAGGCAATGAACCAGTTGGATTTGTAGCCTATCATAAGATAAATTTTTTCAAATGTATGTTGCATTTTTTAGCGGTACGTGAAGAATTCCGTTCTAAAGGGTATGGCTTACAATTATTGCAATATGCAGTCAATGATCTTATTGCGCGCGGCTGTGCGGAAATAACATTAGTTACTCGTACTAATAATTATCCAGCTCAAAAAGTCTACAAGAAAGTTGGTTTTAAAGAAACTCATCGTACTAATGGATTTGTATATTTTTCTTATATCGTGTAA
- the gpmI gene encoding 2,3-bisphosphoglycerate-independent phosphoglycerate mutase: protein MPDKISSPIVLVILDGFGYSEEKKYNAIAQARKPNIDYFLKHYPHTLLKASGTAVGLMPNQIGNSEVGHLTIGSGRIIKQDVVRINEAIENGSFFNNPVLLRVLKKVSSSDNRLHLMGLISDGGVHSYEKHTFALIKEAQQHNISNLFIHAFLDGRDVPPKSAITYLKKLDEICREYQLGIIATLHGRLYAMDRDHNWERTEKSYNVLTEPQKLLFSSWQEALDFYYKEGITDEYIPPTQLLHSGIIKDHDSVIFFNFRPDRARQLTAAFTDSSFDKFPRKKINFTEFVTMTDYNHQKYKTSVLFSRNVINNTFKEILEKNNKTIFSIAETEKYAHVTYFFNGGKEEKLPHETRVLIPSIVVKNYIDFPQMSAQEITNTVLQSLEKDPKNFYLINYANPDMVGHSGSLQATTQAIECIDYELGRLYKAVVQDMNGVLYITADHGNAEDMFDEKNMQPKTSHTNNPVYFIMIKRNIEKSYLKNYQLEGLSDIAPFILKQMNLPIAKEMRRNND from the coding sequence ATGCCAGATAAAATATCTAGCCCAATCGTACTTGTTATTTTGGATGGATTTGGTTATTCAGAAGAAAAAAAATATAATGCTATTGCGCAAGCTCGTAAGCCAAATATTGACTATTTTCTTAAACATTATCCTCATACTCTTCTTAAAGCCAGTGGAACTGCGGTAGGGCTTATGCCTAATCAAATTGGTAATTCAGAAGTAGGCCATTTAACTATTGGCAGTGGTCGTATCATAAAACAAGATGTAGTTCGTATTAATGAAGCAATTGAAAATGGCTCATTTTTTAATAATCCCGTATTGCTTCGCGTCCTAAAAAAAGTATCTAGTTCAGATAATCGCTTACATTTGATGGGTCTGATTTCTGATGGCGGTGTTCATAGTTATGAAAAACATACATTTGCACTCATTAAAGAAGCTCAACAACATAATATATCAAATCTTTTTATACACGCTTTTCTTGATGGACGAGATGTGCCACCGAAATCAGCGATTACTTATTTAAAAAAACTTGATGAGATATGCCGTGAATATCAATTAGGTATTATTGCAACGCTGCATGGTCGGCTTTATGCCATGGATCGTGATCATAATTGGGAGCGTACTGAAAAAAGCTACAATGTTTTAACTGAACCACAAAAACTATTGTTTAGCTCATGGCAAGAAGCTTTAGATTTCTATTATAAAGAAGGAATCACGGATGAATATATTCCACCAACGCAATTGCTACACAGCGGAATTATAAAAGATCATGATTCAGTTATTTTTTTTAATTTTAGGCCAGATCGGGCACGTCAATTGACCGCTGCCTTTACGGATTCTTCATTTGATAAATTTCCAAGAAAAAAAATTAATTTTACTGAATTTGTTACTATGACTGATTATAATCATCAAAAATATAAAACGTCAGTATTATTTTCCCGAAATGTTATTAATAATACCTTCAAAGAAATTTTAGAAAAAAATAATAAAACAATATTTAGCATCGCAGAAACTGAAAAATATGCCCATGTTACTTATTTTTTTAATGGCGGCAAAGAAGAAAAACTTCCACATGAAACTCGTGTTTTAATTCCTTCAATTGTAGTAAAAAATTATATTGATTTCCCCCAAATGTCTGCGCAAGAAATTACTAATACGGTATTACAATCACTTGAAAAAGATCCAAAAAATTTTTATTTGATAAATTATGCAAATCCAGATATGGTAGGTCATTCAGGGAGCTTGCAAGCAACAACACAAGCAATTGAATGCATTGATTATGAACTTGGACGTTTATATAAAGCCGTTGTACAAGATATGAATGGTGTGTTATATATAACGGCAGACCATGGAAACGCTGAGGATATGTTTGATGAAAAAAATATGCAACCAAAAACATCACACACGAATAATCCCGTATATTTTATTATGATAAAAAGAAATATAGAAAAAAGTTATTTGAAAAATTATCAACTTGAAGGGCTTTCTGATATTGCACCATTTATTCTTAAACAAATGAATTTACCAATAGCAAAAGAAATGAGAAGAAATAATGATTAA